The window GTCAAAGGACATCGCGGCAACAAGTCCTACCTGCCCAGCAAGCCTTGTGCGGTCTGCGGTCAGCCCATGAGCTGGCGGCGCAGTTGGATGCGGAACTGGGACGAGGTGAAATATTGTTCAGAGGCCTGTCGTCGTCGCCGCAGCGTCCAGCCTGATCCTTGAGGAGTGCCGTCATGTATCGGAAACATCAATTCGATCTGTTGCTCGACACGGTCGTGGCTGAGGAGGCGGTCGAGCCTGCTGCTCTGGTGTCCTCTGCCTCCCCTGCTTCCCCCACCTCTTTTGACCTGCTGACCCCGCTGCCCACCCTGGCCGCCGCACGCGAGCGCATCGCCGCCGTGCGCCCCGGCGCCTATGCGCGTACCCGCAACAGCCTCGACGGCGCGGTCACCGGATTGTCGCCCTATCTGACGCACGGCATGGTCAGCCTGCGCGACGTGCTGGCGGGGGTGTGTCAGCGTTATCCGCTGGAGGTGCAGCACAAGTTCGTCTATGAACTGGGCTGGCGCGCCTTCTATCGCTATGTCTGGTCGCGTCGCGGGGCGCGCATCTTCGATTCCCTGCACGCCGGCCCCTTGCCCGAGGCCGCCTATGCGCGCGAGCTGCCCGATGACATTCGCGCGGGAGCTACCGGCGTGCCGGTCATCGACCAGGCCGTGCGCACCCTCTACGCCACCGGCAACCTGCATAACCACGCCCGCATGTGGCTGGCCAGCTATGTCGTGCATCTGCGCAAGGTGCATTGGCGCGCCGGCGCGGACTGGATGGTGGGCCATCTGCTGGACGGCGACCTGGCCAGCAATCACCTGAGCTGGCAATGGGTGGCCGGGACCGGCAGTCACAAGCCCTACCTGTTCAATGCCGAGAACGTGGCCAAGTACGCGCCGCCGCAGTGGCACAGTCCGGGCACGGCCCTTGATGTCAGCTATGAGGCGCTGGGCGAGCTGGCCCTGCAGCCTGACCCGGTTCCGGCGGAACCGGGCGGGCGCAGGCTAGTGCGCTGCCAGGAACCGGCCCTGCTGGCCGAGCCGCCCAGCAGCCTGGACGTCTGCGCTCCCGATGCCCAGGCCGTCGCGGGCCGCGATGTCTGGCTGGTCCATCCCTGGAGCCTGGGCGAACTGCCCGCCACGCTTGGCCCGGAGACCGTGGTGGTGGGACTGTACCTGTCGGACTTCCACCTGCTCTGGCCCTGGGACCAGCGCCGTTGGCGCTTCGTCGGCAGCCGCATGCGCGAGCTGACTTCATTGCGCTGGCATGGCGACGCCGCCAGCGTCGGACGCGCCTTGAAGGCTGCGCGCAGCGTGCGCTGCCAGCTTGATCCTCACCTGGCTCCCTGGTTGCCGCTGTGGGCGCAATGCCAGAATCCGCCGGCGCTGTTCCCGCCGGTGGACAAGCCCTGCGACCTGTTTACCCAATGGTGGCGGCGCAGCACCCAGGGTCTGCAGACGGCTGCGCAATTACTGGCGGCCGAAGGGCGGCGTGATGAGCGATGACAGCCGCACCTCCAAGGGCGAGCTGACCGTGCTCTACGACGGCGGCTGCCCGCTGTGTCGCCGGGAGATCGGCTTGTACCAGCGCATTGGCGAGGATGCGCCCTTGCGCTTCTGTGATATCAGCCAGCCCTGTATCCCGGCAGATGAACTTCCCGTGGGCCTCACACGCGCCCAGTTGCTGGCGCGCTTTCATGTGCGTCGCGAGGACGGTGCGGTCTTCAGTGGCGCCGAGGCCTTCGTGCAACTGTGGCAGACCTTGCCCGGCTGGCGCTGGCTGGCGCGTCTGGCGCGGTTGCCAGGGATGCTGTGGCTGATGGAGCGCAGCTATCGCGGCTTCCTGCGCCTGCGTCCGGCCATCCAGCGCTGGGTCGTGCGCCTGGAGCGCCGCCGGGGACCTTGCTGACCTCCCAGGCGTCCCGACCGCGCAGTGTTCCAGCGCCTGCCTGAGCGCCTGATCGGTTAGACTGGCGGGCATGAAAATCCTCGGTATCGACCCAGGCTTGCGTACCACCGGTTTCGGGGTCATCCACAAGCAGGGCAACACACTGTCCTACATCGCTTCCGGCACCATCAAGACGCCGGACGGCGATCTTCCCTCTCGCCTCAAGGTCATCCTGGCCAGCGTGGGCGAAGTGGTGAAGTCCTATACGCCTGATTGCGCCGCCATCGAAAAGGTGTTCGTCAACGTCAACCCGCACTCTACGCTGCTGCTGGGGCAGGCCCGTGGCGCGGCGATCTGTGCGCTGGTGGCGGCTGACCTGGCGGTGGCCGAATACACGGCCCTGCAGGTCAAGCAGGCCGTGGCCGGCCATGGACGCGCCCAGAAGGCGCAGGTGCAGGAAATGGTGGCGCGGCTGCTCAAGCTGCCCGGGCTGCCCGGCACCGATGCCGCCGACGCCCTGGGCGTGGCGATCTGCCACGCGCATGGGGGAGGGGTCTTGTCCGACCTCGGCGCACTGGCCCCGGCGCTGGCGCGCAAGGGCATCCGCATGCGCGGCGGGCGTCTGGTCGGTTAGTTCTTCTTCCTGAAGAGCGACAGCACGCGCTGCGCCAGCTTCACCACCACCAGCACCACCGCCCCGGCGACCACGCCAAAGAGCGCATTCAATACCGCAGGAGCAATCGCGCCCAGTACCGGGCCGATCACCGCCACGCCCTCTACGGCCACCGCTGCCGCTTCGATGGCGTGATGAGCGAACGGCAGGCCATGCGTCAGGATGCCGCCGCCGACCATGAACATGGCGATGGTGCCGATCACCGACAGGCTGCGCATCATCTTCGGCGCGGCCGCCAGCACGGCGCGACCGATGCCGGCCTTGATGCGCCCCCAGGCGCTGGCGCTGGCGTGCTGCACCAGGTACAGGCCGCCATCATCGAGCTTGACGATGCCCGCCACCAGGCCATACACCCCCGCCGTCATGATCAGCGCGATGCCCACCAGCACCGTGATCTGCTGCTGCAGGGACGCGCCGGCGACAGTGCCCAGCGTGATGGCGATGATCTCGGCCGAGAGGATGAAGTCGGTGCGCACAGCGTCCTTGATCTTTTCCTGCTCGTAGACCAGCGGGTCGATGTCTTCGGGGGCCCTGGCGGCCACTTCGTGATGCTCTTCGTCGTGCGGCAGGTATTTGTGGGCCAGCTTCTCGAAGCCCTCGAAGCACAGGAAAGCACCGCCCAGCATCAACAGCGGCGTCACCGCCCAGGGGATGAAGGCGCTGATGGCCAAGGCGGCGGGCACCAGGATGGCCTTGTTCTTCAGCGAGCCCTTGGCCACCGCCCACACCACCGGCAATTCGCGCTCGGCGCGCACGCCGGCGACCTGCTGGGCATTGAGGGCCAGGTCGTCGCCCAGCACGCCGGCGGTCTTCTTGGCCGCCACCTTGGTCATCAGGGAAACATCGTCGAGAACGGTGGCGATGTCGTCAATCAGTGCAAAAAAGGCGCTGCCGGCCATGTTTTTCCTTTGTCTTCTCTCTGTGAGGGGGGCTTGGATACTGTTTATCCGAACAGTGCTGTATCATCCCGGGATTATCACAGAAGCTGCACCTCACGCACACCACTGACGCCATGATCGGTCGCCTCTCCGGAATTCTTCTCGAAAAACTTCCCCCCAACCTGCTGGTGGACTGCCAGGGCGTCGGCTATGAAGTGGCCGTGCCCATGAGCACCTACTACAACCTGCCGGCCCTGGGCGAGAAGGTCACGTTGCTGACGCACCTGGCCATCCGCGAGGATGCGCACATCCTGTTCGGGTTTGGGACTGCCGAAGAGCGCAATACGTTCAAGGAGCTGATCAAGATTTCGGGCGTGGGCGCGCGTACCGCGCTGTCCATCCTCTCGGGCATGTCGGTGGCCGACCTGGCCCAGGCCGTCACCCTGCAGGAAGCCGGTCGCCTCACCCGTGTGCCCGGCATCGGCAAGAAGACCGCCGAACGCCTGCTGCTGGAGTTGAAGGGCAAGCTCGGCGCCGATCTGGGCGCGGTGGCCGGCGTGGTCCACAGCGACGCCAGCGCCGACATTCTCAACGCCCTGCTGGCGCTGGGCTATTCGGACAAGGAAGCGACCCTGGCCATGAAGCAGGTGCCCAAGGACAGTACCGTCTCGGACGGCATCAAGCTGGCCCTGAAGGCGCTTTCCAAGGGCTGATGCACAGGTCACAGGTAAAGGGCAGACAAGGATTAGAGCATGAGCATCCAGACCGACGATTTCTCCGAACAGCGCATCATCTCCGCCACGCCGGCTTCGGCCAACGAGGAAGCCATCGAGCGCGCCCTGCGGCCCAAGCAGCTGGACGAATACGTCGGCCAGGAAAAGGTGCGCGCCCAGCTGGAAATCTTCATCTCCGCCGCCCGCAAGCGCGGCGAGCCGCTTGACCACACCCTGCTGTTCGGCCCGCCCGGCCTGGGCAAGACCACCATGGCCCACATCATCGCCCGCGAGATGGGCGTGAACCTGCGCCAGACCTCAGGCCCCGTGCTGGAGCG is drawn from Herbaspirillum seropedicae and contains these coding sequences:
- a CDS encoding DUF2256 domain-containing protein, which gives rise to MKPKTRVKGHRGNKSYLPSKPCAVCGQPMSWRRSWMRNWDEVKYCSEACRRRRSVQPDP
- a CDS encoding FAD-binding domain-containing protein, whose protein sequence is MYRKHQFDLLLDTVVAEEAVEPAALVSSASPASPTSFDLLTPLPTLAAARERIAAVRPGAYARTRNSLDGAVTGLSPYLTHGMVSLRDVLAGVCQRYPLEVQHKFVYELGWRAFYRYVWSRRGARIFDSLHAGPLPEAAYARELPDDIRAGATGVPVIDQAVRTLYATGNLHNHARMWLASYVVHLRKVHWRAGADWMVGHLLDGDLASNHLSWQWVAGTGSHKPYLFNAENVAKYAPPQWHSPGTALDVSYEALGELALQPDPVPAEPGGRRLVRCQEPALLAEPPSSLDVCAPDAQAVAGRDVWLVHPWSLGELPATLGPETVVVGLYLSDFHLLWPWDQRRWRFVGSRMRELTSLRWHGDAASVGRALKAARSVRCQLDPHLAPWLPLWAQCQNPPALFPPVDKPCDLFTQWWRRSTQGLQTAAQLLAAEGRRDER
- a CDS encoding thiol-disulfide oxidoreductase DCC family protein; translation: MSDDSRTSKGELTVLYDGGCPLCRREIGLYQRIGEDAPLRFCDISQPCIPADELPVGLTRAQLLARFHVRREDGAVFSGAEAFVQLWQTLPGWRWLARLARLPGMLWLMERSYRGFLRLRPAIQRWVVRLERRRGPC
- the ruvC gene encoding crossover junction endodeoxyribonuclease RuvC, producing the protein MKILGIDPGLRTTGFGVIHKQGNTLSYIASGTIKTPDGDLPSRLKVILASVGEVVKSYTPDCAAIEKVFVNVNPHSTLLLGQARGAAICALVAADLAVAEYTALQVKQAVAGHGRAQKAQVQEMVARLLKLPGLPGTDAADALGVAICHAHGGGVLSDLGALAPALARKGIRMRGGRLVG
- a CDS encoding DUF808 domain-containing protein; this translates as MAGSAFFALIDDIATVLDDVSLMTKVAAKKTAGVLGDDLALNAQQVAGVRAERELPVVWAVAKGSLKNKAILVPAALAISAFIPWAVTPLLMLGGAFLCFEGFEKLAHKYLPHDEEHHEVAARAPEDIDPLVYEQEKIKDAVRTDFILSAEIIAITLGTVAGASLQQQITVLVGIALIMTAGVYGLVAGIVKLDDGGLYLVQHASASAWGRIKAGIGRAVLAAAPKMMRSLSVIGTIAMFMVGGGILTHGLPFAHHAIEAAAVAVEGVAVIGPVLGAIAPAVLNALFGVVAGAVVLVVVKLAQRVLSLFRKKN
- the ruvA gene encoding Holliday junction branch migration protein RuvA, with protein sequence MIGRLSGILLEKLPPNLLVDCQGVGYEVAVPMSTYYNLPALGEKVTLLTHLAIREDAHILFGFGTAEERNTFKELIKISGVGARTALSILSGMSVADLAQAVTLQEAGRLTRVPGIGKKTAERLLLELKGKLGADLGAVAGVVHSDASADILNALLALGYSDKEATLAMKQVPKDSTVSDGIKLALKALSKG